TAGGGTGAAAGTAAGAAAGACTAGGCTGCTCACAAATAACCCCAAGATAGCGATCAAGGTGATAGGGCGTTTCAACAATGGCATTAATGGCGCAAAGGTGTTCAGAAACAAGCCTAAGACGATCGTAATTAAGTATCGGGGGTATCGAAAGACGTTATCCCAAAATCCGTCAAACATCTGAATGTAAACTGCCTTGTTATATACTTACGTTTGTTTTGATATGCTTTATCTACTCAATTGTAATATATGCGGCTGGAAAATTAGCCAGTTAATCTAAAATTTGGCTTGTCGGTTATATTGGCTTTATTTAGTCATAATTATTTTCAG
This portion of the Nostoc sp. GT001 genome encodes:
- a CDS encoding DUF751 family protein, whose translation is MFDGFWDNVFRYPRYLITIVLGLFLNTFAPLMPLLKRPITLIAILGLFVSSLVFLTFTLRAMLGLSTI